From one Streptomyces sp. NBC_01478 genomic stretch:
- a CDS encoding tetratricopeptide repeat protein: MDVMGDKATLLDTGRFVQPSDRDETGDGEAVDEARTRLAAQAGDVEATSVLGAMLLRRGDLDGAEPLLRAATAEGDRAAANNLGVLLHQRGYADDAAGWWRIAAVAGSAAAAHALGRYHRERGDEPAAEYWLRQSAEQGHALGAYALADLLEHRGDTAAERWMRSAAERGHREAAYRLARALDRRVPHEDEREYPYEGGDGADNGVASVPGGPGASGEPGDPGGEAEQWYRQAAARGHQRAALQLGAILERRGELKEAGRWYLTSAKDGEARAACALGFLLRDAGDTESAAVWWLRAAQDGDGNAANALGALHAERGETQTAERWYRAAMDAGDVNGAYNLGLLCAEQTRTAQAEQWYRRAAYAGHREAANALAVLLLQGGDATGAEPWFSKAAEAGSVDAAFNLGILFAGRGDEGVALPWYERAAAAGHTEAALQVGIARLRDGDEREAERHLRCAAGGGSSEAAYRLASVLDARRPPTPAHELGEQVHEKTECEEWYERAASQGHRRAQVRVGMLAAARGDVVEAARWYREAAEAGSRNGAFNLGLLLAREGSEPEAAVWWARAADAGHGRAALRLALVYARRGELAEGQRWADRAVSLGPAEVSERAARLRDALRQELTA, translated from the coding sequence ATGGACGTTATGGGGGACAAGGCAACTCTGTTGGATACAGGGCGTTTTGTGCAGCCTTCCGACCGGGACGAGACCGGCGACGGAGAGGCTGTCGACGAGGCACGCACACGGCTCGCCGCACAGGCCGGCGACGTCGAGGCGACGAGTGTCCTCGGAGCGATGCTGCTGCGCCGCGGTGATCTCGACGGAGCCGAGCCGCTGCTGCGTGCCGCCACCGCCGAGGGCGACCGGGCCGCGGCCAACAACCTGGGAGTCCTCCTCCACCAGCGCGGATACGCCGACGACGCCGCCGGATGGTGGCGGATCGCGGCCGTGGCCGGTTCCGCCGCCGCCGCGCACGCGCTCGGCCGGTACCACCGCGAGCGCGGCGACGAGCCCGCCGCCGAGTACTGGCTGCGCCAGTCCGCCGAACAGGGCCACGCGCTGGGCGCGTACGCGCTCGCCGATCTGCTGGAGCACCGCGGGGACACCGCGGCCGAGCGGTGGATGCGGTCCGCCGCCGAGCGAGGGCACCGCGAGGCCGCGTACCGGCTGGCGCGGGCGCTCGATCGCCGGGTGCCGCACGAGGACGAGCGCGAGTACCCGTACGAGGGCGGGGACGGGGCCGACAACGGTGTCGCGTCGGTCCCTGGAGGTCCCGGTGCGTCCGGGGAGCCCGGGGACCCGGGAGGCGAGGCCGAGCAGTGGTATCGCCAGGCCGCCGCGCGCGGGCATCAGCGGGCCGCGCTGCAACTCGGGGCGATCCTGGAGAGGCGGGGCGAGCTCAAGGAGGCAGGGCGCTGGTATCTGACGTCCGCCAAGGACGGGGAGGCCCGCGCCGCCTGTGCGCTCGGGTTCCTGCTGCGCGACGCCGGCGACACCGAGAGCGCCGCCGTGTGGTGGCTGCGCGCCGCCCAGGACGGCGACGGCAACGCGGCCAACGCGCTCGGCGCGCTGCACGCCGAGCGCGGCGAGACACAGACCGCCGAGCGGTGGTACCGGGCCGCGATGGACGCCGGTGATGTGAACGGCGCGTACAACCTCGGGCTCCTGTGCGCCGAGCAGACGCGCACCGCGCAGGCCGAGCAGTGGTACCGACGGGCGGCCTACGCCGGACACCGCGAGGCGGCGAACGCGCTGGCCGTGCTGCTGCTCCAGGGCGGCGACGCGACCGGGGCCGAGCCGTGGTTCTCCAAGGCCGCGGAGGCCGGGAGCGTGGACGCGGCGTTCAACCTCGGGATTCTCTTCGCCGGGCGGGGTGACGAAGGTGTCGCGCTGCCCTGGTACGAGCGGGCCGCCGCCGCCGGGCACACGGAGGCGGCGTTGCAGGTCGGGATCGCCCGGCTGCGGGACGGGGACGAGCGGGAGGCCGAGCGGCATCTGCGGTGTGCCGCGGGTGGGGGGAGTTCGGAGGCGGCCTACCGGTTGGCCTCGGTGCTCGACGCTCGGCGGCCGCCTACGCCTGCGCACGAACTGGGCGAGCAGGTCCATGAGAAGACCGAGTGCGAGGAGTGGTACGAGAGGGCGGCGTCTCAGGGGCATCGGCGGGCGCAGGTGCGGGTCGGGATGCTGGCCGCCGCGCGCGGGGACGTCGTCGAGGCGGCTCGGTGGTATCGGGAGGCTGCCGAGGCCGGGTCTCGTAACGGGGCTTTCAATCTTGGGCTGTTGTTGGCTCGGGAGGGGAGTGAGCCGGAGGCCGCGGTGTGGTGGGCTCGGGCGGCTGATGCGGGGCATGGGCGGGCTGCGTTGCGGTTGGCGCTGGTGTACGCGCGGCGGGGGGAGTTGGCCGAGGGGCAGCGGTGGGCTGATCGGGCCGTTTCCCTGGGGCCCGCTGAGGTGTCCGAGCGGGCGGCTCGGCTTCGGGATGCGTTGCGGCAGGAGCTGACGGCGTAG
- a CDS encoding SDR family oxidoreductase: MSSPDPQVRAARNHSTSPAVRGPVVAVTGAASGVGALLTERLAASEEIKQVIAIDERRGECAAAQWHILDVRDPAIAEKLRGADVVVHLALDLDLETDPAARSAYNVRGTQTVLTAAAAAGVHRVVLCTSAMVYGALPDNELPLSEDAELRATAEATGVGDLLEVERLARRAPRAHPGLNVTVVRPGVLVGGTDTALTRYFESPRLLVVAGSRPAWQFCHVEDLCSALEYAVLEKVDGELAVGCDGWLEQEEVEELSGIRRMELPSAVALGAAARLHRIGLTPSPAGDLAYTMYPWVVSGSRLHDAGWRPQWTNEEVLAELLEEVAGRHTVVGRRLGRKDATAAGAAGATVALLGAAAVVRRARKARRRI, from the coding sequence GTGAGTTCCCCAGATCCGCAGGTTCGCGCAGCGCGAAACCACTCAACCAGTCCCGCCGTGCGCGGGCCCGTCGTCGCGGTCACCGGCGCCGCGTCCGGGGTCGGGGCGCTGCTGACCGAGCGGCTCGCCGCCTCCGAGGAGATCAAGCAGGTCATCGCCATCGACGAGCGGCGCGGGGAGTGCGCGGCGGCCCAGTGGCACATCCTCGACGTACGGGATCCGGCCATCGCGGAGAAGCTGCGCGGCGCGGACGTCGTCGTCCATCTGGCGCTGGACCTCGATCTGGAGACCGACCCGGCCGCCCGTTCGGCGTACAACGTGCGGGGGACGCAGACCGTGCTGACCGCCGCCGCGGCGGCCGGTGTGCACCGGGTCGTGCTCTGCACCTCGGCGATGGTCTACGGAGCGCTGCCCGACAACGAACTGCCGCTCTCGGAGGACGCCGAACTGCGCGCCACCGCGGAGGCCACCGGGGTCGGCGACCTGCTGGAGGTCGAGCGCCTCGCGCGGCGCGCGCCCCGGGCGCACCCCGGGCTCAATGTCACCGTCGTCCGCCCCGGAGTGCTCGTCGGCGGCACCGACACCGCACTGACCAGGTACTTCGAGTCGCCCCGGCTGCTGGTGGTGGCCGGGTCGCGGCCCGCCTGGCAGTTCTGCCATGTCGAGGATCTGTGCAGCGCCCTGGAGTACGCCGTCCTGGAGAAGGTCGACGGGGAACTCGCCGTCGGCTGCGACGGCTGGCTGGAGCAGGAGGAGGTCGAGGAGCTCAGCGGCATCCGTCGCATGGAGCTGCCGTCGGCCGTCGCGCTCGGCGCCGCCGCCCGGCTGCACCGGATCGGACTCACCCCGTCCCCGGCCGGCGACCTCGCGTACACGATGTACCCCTGGGTAGTCAGCGGAAGCCGGCTGCACGACGCGGGCTGGCGGCCGCAGTGGACCAACGAGGAAGTGCTCGCCGAGCTGCTGGAAGAGGTCGCCGGGCGGCACACGGTCGTCGGACGACGGCTCGGCCGCAAGGACGCGACGGCGGCCGGTGCCGCGGGCGCGACGGTCGCCCTGCTGGGCGCGGCGGCGGTCGTACGACGGGCGCGGAAGGCCCGGCGGCGGATCTGA
- a CDS encoding YlbL family protein: MPRRTATMLASTLMLIALLCAGVLINVPYAEMSPGPTVNTLGDHDGEPVLQITGRKTYPTTGHLNMTTVRVTSADYNMNLIEAVYGWLAHDDKIVPHDTLYPDGKTEQQSTQENAEEFSQSQESAKVAALDQLGVPVKSWVIVSTVVKGTPAENKLHAGDVIKAVDGTAVKQPDDVAKLVTKHKPGENVVFTIVPAKEQADAVKANKTATATKKITITTATSDDSGTKRAIVGISAGTDHTFPFTIDIKLADVGGPSAGLMFALGIYDKLTPGDLTGGKFVAGTGTIDDEGKVGPIGGISMKTVGARSKGARYFLTPADNCAEAAKDTPGGLQLVKVNTIKDAISDLKLINSGKTDDLPKCTTKG, encoded by the coding sequence ATGCCACGCCGCACCGCGACGATGCTCGCCTCCACCCTGATGCTGATCGCGCTCCTGTGCGCCGGAGTCCTCATCAACGTCCCGTACGCGGAGATGTCGCCGGGCCCGACGGTGAACACGCTCGGGGACCACGACGGCGAGCCGGTGCTGCAGATCACCGGGCGCAAGACCTACCCGACGACCGGTCACCTGAACATGACGACGGTCCGGGTCACCAGCGCCGACTACAACATGAACCTCATCGAGGCCGTGTACGGCTGGCTCGCCCACGACGACAAGATCGTCCCGCACGACACGCTGTACCCCGACGGCAAGACGGAGCAGCAGTCGACCCAGGAGAACGCCGAGGAGTTCAGCCAGTCCCAGGAGAGCGCCAAGGTCGCCGCCCTGGACCAGTTGGGCGTCCCGGTGAAGTCCTGGGTGATCGTCTCGACGGTCGTCAAGGGCACCCCGGCCGAGAACAAGCTGCACGCCGGTGACGTGATCAAGGCCGTCGACGGTACGGCGGTGAAGCAGCCCGACGACGTCGCGAAACTGGTCACCAAGCACAAGCCCGGCGAGAACGTCGTGTTCACGATCGTGCCCGCCAAGGAGCAGGCCGACGCCGTGAAGGCGAACAAGACGGCGACCGCGACGAAGAAGATCACGATCACCACCGCGACCTCCGACGACAGCGGCACCAAGCGCGCCATCGTCGGCATCTCGGCCGGAACCGATCACACGTTCCCGTTCACCATCGACATCAAGCTCGCCGACGTCGGCGGCCCGAGCGCCGGCCTGATGTTCGCGCTCGGCATCTACGACAAGCTCACCCCGGGTGACCTCACCGGCGGCAAGTTCGTGGCGGGCACCGGCACGATCGACGACGAGGGCAAGGTCGGCCCGATCGGCGGCATCTCGATGAAGACGGTCGGCGCGCGCAGCAAGGGCGCCCGGTACTTCCTGACGCCCGCCGACAACTGCGCGGAGGCCGCCAAGGACACCCCCGGTGGCCTCCAGCTCGTCAAGGTGAACACCATCAAGGACGCGATCAGCGACCTCAAGCTGATCAACAGCGGCAAGACGGACGACCTGCCGAAGTGCACCACCAAGGGCTGA
- a CDS encoding UPF0182 family membrane protein, whose translation MPDRGGGPQGPRIRVGRPSRRVRTLLMTLGVLAVLGMAFTMFAGFWTDWLWYRSVHYSSVFTTTLTTKIGLFFVFGLLMAAAVGVNIWLAHRLRPPLSAMSMEQQSLDRYRMGIAPYKKWLLLAITALVGLIAGASASSQWRVWLMWVNGVPFHQKDPQFHLDVSFYAFDLPWYRFLLGFGFAAAILSLLAAALTHYLYGGLRITSPGARATAAATGHLSVLLGIFVALKAVAYWLDRYGLAVKSSDFKATGDWTGLRYVDANAYLPAKTILFCIAVICALLFFATLWRRTWQLPVIGFGLMVLSAILIGGLYPAIVQKFTVQPNEQAKEAPYVQKNLKATREAYGIDDTKVTEYSGTSTTKDKAKLRSDVDSTASVRIVDPNVVSPTFQQLQQIRNYYAFPTNLDVDRYSEDGKDQDTVIGLRELNLNGIPKNNWINDHFRYTHGYGVVAAKGTEVDSEGRPVFTESDLPSTGDLGKYEQQIYYGEKTTTYSIVGGPQKEIDYSDDSGEKTTSYTGKSGVNLSNPLNRAAYAVAFNEPQILYSGAIGEGSRILYNRTPKERVEAVAPWLTIDGDAYPAIVDGRIQWIVDAYTTSNGYPYASRTTLGDTTADSLTATNNNRAVVAQQNQVNYIRNSVKATVDAYTGAVKLYQWDTEDPVLKTWMKAFPNTVEPRKDISSSLMAHLRYPQDLFKVQRELLTRYHVTDAQTFLSGSEVWQVPDDPTNKSGSAVPPYYLSMKMPDQSAQAFSLTTTFTPNGRDNLSAFMAVDSEAGTPDYGKIRILKLPTSTTVGGPKQVQSAFNSQQDIAESIKLLKGGDSDIEYGNLLTVPLDGGLLYVEPVYVRGGGLKYPLLRKVLVAYGNKTAFEDTLDEGLNKVFGAETTTTPPPDEGTTTPPTSSNPTVQAALSDAQKAFDAGQEALKKGDWEAYGQAQKDLQAALKRAEEAQAAAAKGKNSASPSSSPSASGSPSSSPSSSSG comes from the coding sequence ATGCCGGACCGCGGCGGAGGCCCGCAAGGGCCGCGGATCAGAGTGGGCCGCCCGTCCCGGCGTGTCCGGACTTTGCTCATGACACTGGGCGTCCTTGCCGTACTCGGCATGGCGTTCACGATGTTCGCGGGCTTCTGGACGGACTGGCTCTGGTACCGGTCGGTGCATTACTCGTCCGTGTTCACCACCACCCTGACGACGAAGATCGGCCTGTTCTTCGTCTTCGGTCTGCTGATGGCGGCCGCGGTCGGGGTGAACATCTGGCTGGCGCACCGTCTGCGCCCGCCGCTCAGCGCCATGTCGATGGAGCAGCAGAGCCTCGACCGCTACCGCATGGGCATCGCGCCGTACAAGAAGTGGCTGCTGCTGGCGATCACCGCCCTCGTCGGGCTGATCGCGGGCGCCTCGGCGTCCAGTCAGTGGCGGGTCTGGCTGATGTGGGTCAACGGCGTGCCCTTCCACCAGAAGGACCCGCAGTTCCACCTCGACGTGTCCTTCTACGCCTTCGACCTGCCCTGGTACCGCTTCCTGCTCGGCTTCGGCTTCGCCGCCGCGATCCTCTCGCTGCTCGCCGCCGCGCTGACGCACTACCTGTACGGCGGGCTGCGCATCACCAGCCCGGGCGCGCGTGCCACGGCCGCGGCCACCGGGCATCTGTCGGTGCTGCTCGGCATCTTCGTCGCGCTCAAGGCGGTCGCCTACTGGCTCGACCGGTACGGACTCGCGGTCAAGTCCAGCGACTTCAAGGCGACGGGCGACTGGACGGGCCTTCGGTACGTCGACGCGAACGCGTATCTGCCGGCCAAGACGATCCTGTTCTGCATCGCCGTCATCTGCGCGCTGCTGTTCTTCGCCACCCTGTGGCGGCGCACCTGGCAGCTCCCCGTCATCGGCTTCGGCCTGATGGTGCTCTCCGCGATCCTCATCGGCGGCCTGTACCCGGCGATCGTCCAGAAGTTCACGGTCCAGCCGAACGAACAGGCCAAGGAAGCCCCGTACGTCCAGAAGAACCTCAAGGCGACGCGCGAGGCCTACGGCATCGACGACACCAAGGTCACGGAGTACTCGGGGACGAGCACCACCAAGGACAAGGCCAAGCTGCGTTCCGACGTCGACTCCACGGCGAGCGTCCGCATCGTGGACCCGAACGTCGTGTCGCCCACGTTCCAGCAGCTCCAGCAGATCAGGAACTACTACGCGTTCCCGACCAACCTGGATGTCGACCGCTACAGCGAGGACGGCAAGGACCAGGACACGGTCATCGGGCTGCGTGAGCTGAACCTCAACGGCATCCCGAAGAACAACTGGATCAACGACCACTTCCGCTACACCCACGGCTACGGCGTGGTCGCCGCCAAGGGCACCGAGGTCGACTCCGAGGGCCGGCCGGTCTTCACCGAGTCCGATCTGCCGTCCACGGGTGACCTCGGCAAGTACGAGCAGCAGATCTACTACGGCGAGAAGACCACCACGTACTCGATCGTCGGCGGTCCCCAGAAGGAGATCGACTACTCCGACGACAGCGGCGAGAAGACCACCAGCTACACCGGCAAGAGCGGGGTCAACCTCTCCAACCCGCTCAACCGGGCCGCGTACGCGGTGGCGTTCAACGAGCCGCAGATCCTCTACTCCGGTGCGATCGGCGAGGGTTCGCGGATCCTCTACAACCGCACGCCCAAGGAGCGCGTCGAGGCGGTCGCGCCCTGGCTGACCATCGACGGCGACGCCTACCCGGCGATCGTGGACGGTCGTATCCAGTGGATCGTCGACGCGTACACGACGAGCAACGGATACCCGTACGCCTCGCGGACGACCCTCGGGGACACCACGGCCGACTCGCTCACCGCGACCAACAACAACCGCGCGGTGGTGGCCCAGCAGAACCAGGTCAACTACATCCGCAACTCGGTGAAGGCGACCGTCGACGCGTACACCGGTGCCGTCAAGCTCTACCAGTGGGACACCGAGGACCCGGTCCTGAAGACCTGGATGAAGGCGTTCCCGAACACGGTCGAGCCCAGGAAGGACATCTCGTCCTCCCTGATGGCCCATCTCCGGTACCCGCAGGACCTGTTCAAGGTCCAGCGCGAGCTGCTCACCCGCTACCACGTGACGGACGCGCAGACGTTCCTCAGCGGCAGCGAGGTGTGGCAGGTGCCGGACGACCCGACCAACAAGTCGGGCAGCGCGGTCCCGCCGTACTACCTGAGCATGAAGATGCCGGACCAGTCCGCGCAGGCCTTCTCGCTGACGACGACGTTCACACCGAACGGCAGAGACAACCTCAGCGCCTTCATGGCCGTCGACTCCGAGGCAGGCACCCCGGACTACGGCAAGATCAGAATCCTGAAGCTGCCGACCAGTACGACCGTCGGCGGACCTAAACAGGTGCAGAGCGCCTTCAACTCCCAACAGGACATCGCCGAATCCATCAAGCTGCTCAAGGGCGGCGACTCCGACATCGAGTACGGCAACCTGCTGACGGTGCCGCTCGACGGAGGACTGCTGTACGTGGAGCCCGTCTACGTACGCGGTGGTGGACTCAAGTACCCGCTCCTGCGCAAGGTGTTGGTGGCCTACGGGAACAAGACCGCCTTCGAGGACACGCTGGACGAGGGGCTCAACAAGGTCTTCGGGGCGGAGACCACCACGACCCCGCCACCGGACGAGGGCACCACTACGCCACCGACCTCCAGCAACCCCACGGTCCAGGCGGCGTTGAGCGACGCCCAGAAGGCCTTCGACGCCGGGCAGGAGGCGTTGAAGAAGGGTGACTGGGAGGCGTACGGCCAGGCGCAGAAGGACCTTCAGGCCGCGCTGAAGCGGGCCGAGGAGGCGCAGGCCGCGGCGGCCAAGGGCAAGAACAGCGCGAGTCCCAGCAGCAGTCCGAGTGCCAGTGGAAGTCCCAGCAGCAGTCCGAGCAGTTCGAGTGGTTAG
- a CDS encoding molybdenum cofactor biosynthesis protein MoaE — protein sequence MAPTIDHPGEQAAQDPIKLIGIRDTPLSVDEVFRAVGDDAAGGTALFVGTVRNHDGGADVDELGYSCHPSAEAEMRRVAEKVVADYPVRALAAVHRVGELGIGDLAVVVAVSCPHRGEAFEACRKLIDDLKHEVPIWKHQKFSDGTEEWVGAC from the coding sequence ATGGCACCCACGATCGACCATCCCGGTGAGCAGGCCGCGCAGGATCCCATCAAGCTGATCGGGATCCGGGACACCCCGCTCTCCGTGGACGAGGTCTTCAGGGCCGTCGGGGACGACGCGGCCGGTGGGACGGCCCTCTTCGTCGGGACCGTGCGCAATCACGACGGCGGAGCCGATGTCGACGAGCTGGGGTACTCCTGCCATCCCAGTGCCGAGGCCGAGATGCGCCGCGTCGCCGAGAAGGTCGTCGCGGACTACCCGGTGCGGGCGCTGGCCGCCGTCCACCGTGTGGGGGAGCTCGGGATCGGTGACCTGGCGGTCGTCGTCGCCGTGTCGTGTCCGCACCGGGGTGAGGCCTTCGAGGCGTGCCGGAAGCTGATCGACGACCTCAAGCACGAGGTGCCGATCTGGAAGCACCAGAAGTTCTCCGACGGCACCGAGGAGTGGGTCGGCGCCTGCTGA
- a CDS encoding PPA1309 family protein, with protein sequence MSNTPMAANPLTRAVLEIDEYASGLGWDQPARLFALVDTARLRAQEPGLAAQLGLRDEPETTGLTPIEQEEIPAGKPLDEFLGTIAWPDAVVGCALTVERLMLPPSAEASVPDGLSEKKLTQWVAQHPDRQEVRMTVAVLRDGTRDSALRLREKDSPTEVLTGGALVPGLAEALSATFED encoded by the coding sequence ATGTCCAACACTCCCATGGCAGCGAACCCCCTCACCCGGGCCGTACTCGAGATCGACGAGTACGCCTCCGGCCTCGGCTGGGACCAGCCCGCTCGCCTCTTCGCCCTGGTAGACACCGCGCGACTGCGGGCCCAGGAACCCGGCCTCGCGGCCCAACTCGGCCTGCGGGACGAGCCCGAGACCACCGGTCTCACTCCGATCGAGCAGGAGGAGATCCCGGCCGGAAAGCCGCTGGACGAGTTCCTCGGCACGATCGCCTGGCCCGACGCGGTAGTTGGCTGCGCGCTCACGGTCGAGCGCCTGATGCTGCCGCCGTCCGCCGAGGCCTCCGTCCCGGACGGCCTGAGCGAGAAGAAGCTCACCCAGTGGGTCGCCCAGCACCCGGACCGCCAGGAGGTCCGCATGACGGTCGCGGTCCTGCGCGACGGCACCCGCGACTCGGCCCTGCGCCTGCGCGAGAAGGACTCTCCCACGGAGGTCCTCACGGGCGGCGCCCTGGTCCCGGGCCTCGCGGAAGCCCTGTCGGCGACCTTCGAGGACTGA
- a CDS encoding zinc-dependent metalloprotease: MSDTPFGFGLPPEEPDDGDEGKKKDQESGGGQGPANPFGFGGLPGAGGFGGPGADNPLAAMFGSLNPTDLGAAFQQLGQMLSYEGGPVNWDMAKQIARQTVSQGTQDGVKDASIGPAERTAVEEAVRLADLWLDDATSLPSGAGSAVAWSRAEWVEATLPAWKELVDPVAERVGAAMGDVLPEEMQAMAGPLIGMMRSMGGAMFGTQIGQAVGTLAGEVVGSTDIGLPLGPVGKAALLPLNIVAFGKDLGVPQEEVRLYLALREAAHQRLFAHVPWLRSHLYGAVDGYARGIKVDTAKLEDVVGQFDPQNPEQLQDALQQGMFQPEDTPEQKAALARLETALALVEGWVDAVVHAAAKPRLTSADALRETLRRRRATGGPAEQTFATLIGLELRPRRLRDASRLWASLTDARGVDGRDGLWAHPDMLPTASDLDDPDGFVHREQLDFSELDKMLGEAASGSAEKPNLTKDEDSKDDDTE, encoded by the coding sequence GTGAGTGACACCCCATTCGGATTCGGCCTTCCGCCGGAGGAGCCGGACGACGGCGACGAGGGCAAGAAGAAGGACCAGGAGAGCGGTGGTGGTCAGGGACCGGCCAACCCGTTCGGTTTTGGCGGGCTGCCCGGTGCCGGGGGCTTTGGCGGCCCCGGCGCGGACAATCCGCTCGCAGCCATGTTCGGCTCCCTGAACCCCACCGACCTGGGCGCCGCGTTCCAGCAGTTGGGCCAGATGCTCTCGTACGAGGGCGGCCCGGTGAACTGGGACATGGCCAAGCAGATCGCCCGCCAGACGGTCTCCCAGGGCACCCAGGACGGCGTCAAGGACGCGAGCATCGGCCCCGCCGAGCGCACCGCGGTCGAGGAGGCCGTCCGCCTCGCCGACCTGTGGCTGGACGACGCGACCTCGCTGCCGTCCGGTGCCGGATCCGCCGTGGCGTGGTCCCGCGCGGAGTGGGTCGAGGCGACCCTGCCGGCCTGGAAGGAGCTCGTGGACCCGGTCGCCGAGCGCGTCGGCGCGGCCATGGGCGACGTCCTGCCGGAGGAGATGCAGGCCATGGCGGGCCCGCTGATCGGCATGATGCGCTCGATGGGCGGCGCCATGTTCGGCACGCAGATCGGGCAGGCCGTGGGCACGCTCGCGGGCGAGGTCGTCGGCTCGACCGACATCGGTCTGCCGCTCGGCCCGGTCGGCAAGGCCGCGCTGCTGCCGCTGAACATCGTGGCGTTCGGCAAGGACCTGGGCGTCCCGCAGGAGGAGGTGCGGCTCTACCTCGCCCTGCGCGAGGCGGCCCACCAGCGCCTGTTCGCGCACGTGCCGTGGCTGCGCTCGCACCTGTACGGCGCGGTCGACGGGTACGCGCGCGGGATCAAGGTCGACACCGCCAAGCTGGAGGACGTGGTCGGCCAGTTCGACCCGCAGAACCCGGAGCAGTTGCAGGACGCCCTCCAGCAGGGCATGTTCCAGCCCGAGGACACTCCGGAGCAGAAGGCCGCCCTGGCCCGTCTGGAGACGGCTCTGGCGCTCGTCGAGGGCTGGGTGGACGCAGTGGTCCACGCGGCCGCGAAGCCGCGTCTGACATCCGCCGACGCGCTCCGCGAGACCCTGCGGCGCCGTCGCGCGACGGGCGGTCCCGCCGAGCAGACGTTCGCCACGCTGATCGGCCTGGAGCTGCGCCCGCGCCGGCTGCGCGACGCCTCCCGTCTGTGGGCCTCGCTCACGGACGCGCGCGGTGTCGACGGCCGGGACGGTCTGTGGGCCCACCCGGACATGCTGCCCACGGCCTCCGACCTGGACGACCCGGACGGCTTCGTGCACCGCGAGCAGCTCGACTTCTCCGAGCTGGACAAGATGCTCGGCGAGGCGGCGAGCGGCTCCGCGGAGAAGCCGAACCTGACGAAGGACGAGGACTCCAAGGACGACGACACCGAGTGA
- a CDS encoding NUDIX hydrolase, with product MSLYDDAVLVLKSYEDQTDLCQAYLDHLAAHPDGMWKSCHAGHITASGLVVDPEHGRVLLTLHKKLRMWLQMGGHCEPEDTSLKAAALREATEESGITGLTLLPGGPVRLDLHPIPAPCHFHYDVQYAVLAPPDAVQEISDESLDLRWFAFDEVAAVADESVLRLLEATHARL from the coding sequence GTGAGCCTGTACGACGACGCGGTCCTCGTACTCAAGAGCTACGAGGACCAGACGGACCTGTGCCAGGCCTACCTGGACCACCTGGCCGCGCACCCGGACGGCATGTGGAAGTCCTGCCATGCCGGTCACATCACGGCGAGCGGCCTGGTGGTCGACCCGGAGCACGGCAGGGTCCTGCTGACCCTGCACAAGAAGCTGCGGATGTGGCTCCAGATGGGCGGCCACTGCGAGCCGGAGGACACCTCCCTGAAGGCTGCGGCGCTGCGCGAGGCCACGGAGGAGTCCGGCATCACCGGACTGACCCTGCTGCCGGGCGGCCCGGTCCGCCTGGACCTGCATCCCATCCCGGCGCCGTGCCACTTCCACTACGACGTCCAGTACGCGGTGCTGGCACCCCCCGACGCCGTGCAGGAGATCAGCGACGAGTCCCTGGACCTGCGCTGGTTCGCCTTCGACGAGGTAGCGGCTGTGGCGGACGAGTCGGTTCTGCGGCTGCTGGAGGCGACGCACGCCAGGCTCTGA